In a genomic window of Flavobacterium crassostreae:
- a CDS encoding protein adenylyltransferase SelO, with protein sequence MMQFQITNPFSTELPADPNQDTVPRAVTKACFSYVTPRIPSNPQLVHYSKEVAQLIGITTAEATNTAFTAIFSGKEILPNTRPYAMNYAGHQFGNWAGQLGDGRAINLTQIQHLQQKYTLQLKGAGATPYSRRADGLAVLRSSIREHLCSEAMHHLGVPTTRSLSLILTGDTVLRDVLYDGHPEYEKGAVICRVAPSFIRFGNFELFSSQKDLQTLKLLTNFTIKHHFPEIKGTSKTDYIAFFKAVADKTRTMVTHWQRVGFVHGVMNTDNMSILGLTIDYGPYGWLEDYNPDWTPNTTDRENRRYRFGNQPQIALWNLYQLANALFPLIEQAAPLEAILDAFQTQYEADYTSMMRNKLGLCMAAETDLELLQLLSQNLLLHETDYTIFFRKLSELQKTDSEETAFEILSEAFYKPEKISPQTQDSWLYWITQYTLRLQKETASDPDRKSRMNAVNPKYVLRNYMAQLAIEAAEKEDYSLIEELHILLKKPYHEQPNAQKWFAKRPDWARQKIGSSMLSCSS encoded by the coding sequence ATTATGCAATTTCAAATAACCAATCCATTTAGTACAGAACTTCCTGCGGATCCTAACCAAGATACAGTTCCTAGAGCAGTAACCAAGGCTTGTTTTTCTTACGTTACTCCCAGGATCCCCTCTAACCCACAATTGGTACATTACTCTAAAGAAGTAGCACAACTAATTGGTATAACTACTGCAGAGGCTACCAACACTGCCTTTACAGCTATTTTTTCTGGCAAAGAAATACTGCCAAACACACGCCCCTATGCCATGAATTATGCTGGACATCAATTTGGTAATTGGGCCGGACAATTAGGAGACGGTAGAGCAATAAACTTGACCCAAATACAGCACTTACAACAAAAATATACTCTACAACTCAAAGGCGCCGGCGCAACTCCCTACTCCCGCAGAGCAGATGGATTGGCCGTATTGCGATCTTCTATTAGAGAACATTTGTGTAGCGAGGCCATGCACCACCTAGGTGTTCCTACCACACGCTCCTTATCTCTAATTTTGACAGGAGATACCGTACTAAGAGACGTTCTGTATGATGGCCATCCAGAATACGAAAAAGGCGCCGTAATTTGTAGAGTAGCTCCTTCTTTTATTCGTTTTGGTAATTTTGAATTATTTTCTTCTCAAAAAGACCTGCAAACACTAAAATTGCTAACCAATTTTACCATAAAACACCATTTTCCAGAAATAAAAGGCACATCAAAGACCGATTATATTGCTTTTTTTAAAGCCGTAGCAGACAAAACCAGAACCATGGTCACCCATTGGCAACGCGTAGGTTTTGTACACGGAGTCATGAACACCGACAACATGTCTATTTTAGGACTCACCATAGATTACGGCCCTTATGGCTGGCTAGAAGACTACAACCCAGACTGGACACCAAATACAACCGATCGCGAAAACCGAAGATACCGTTTTGGCAACCAGCCCCAAATTGCACTCTGGAATTTGTACCAATTAGCCAATGCTTTGTTTCCGCTGATTGAACAAGCAGCACCACTGGAGGCCATTCTGGATGCTTTTCAGACCCAATATGAGGCAGATTATACTTCCATGATGCGTAACAAACTAGGACTTTGCATGGCAGCCGAAACAGATTTAGAATTGCTACAACTGCTTTCGCAAAATTTACTCCTGCACGAAACAGACTACACCATTTTCTTCCGAAAATTAAGCGAACTCCAAAAAACGGATTCCGAAGAAACTGCCTTTGAGATCCTATCCGAAGCCTTTTATAAGCCCGAAAAAATAAGTCCCCAAACCCAAGATAGTTGGTTGTATTGGATTACACAATACACCCTTCGTTTACAGAAAGAAACCGCAAGCGATCCAGATAGAAAAAGCCGCATGAACGCTGTAAACCCCAAATACGTTTTGCGTAATTATATGGCACAATTAGCCATTGAGGCCGCCGAAAAAGAAGATTATTCCTTGATAGAAGAGCTACATATTTTGCTCAAAAAACCCTATCACGAACAGCCGAATGCGCAAAAATGGTTTGCCAAAAGACCCGACTGGGCCAGGCAAAAAATAGGAAGCTCCATGCTCTCCTGCAGTTCTTGA
- a CDS encoding lysophospholipid acyltransferase family protein: MQFLVFLIAYPLLWLVSILPFPVFYALSDVLYFLMYYVVGYRKKTVKANLALALPNRTDQERLQIEKKFYHHLCDLFLEMTKTMTMSSTEMNKRFVITNPELLKEYEKKGKSIMLLASHYASWEWLITLNLNTSFQGVGVYKKLSNKYFDTLIKDIRSKYNTQLVVTRETIALISSNQKKGILSIYGLASDQSPKNDRISHWDYFMGVEVPVHTGAEMLAKKYDLSVLFAKVEKTKRGHYKATLIPLSDHPKLAADFDITHRFIQEVEKQIYQAPEYYFWTHKRWKHQR; the protein is encoded by the coding sequence ATGCAATTCCTTGTTTTCCTAATCGCTTATCCCCTACTATGGCTTGTATCCATACTTCCGTTTCCGGTATTTTATGCCCTATCGGATGTGTTATACTTTTTAATGTATTATGTTGTAGGCTATCGAAAAAAAACCGTTAAAGCCAATCTTGCTCTAGCCTTACCAAATCGTACAGACCAAGAGCGCCTGCAGATTGAAAAAAAATTCTACCACCATCTATGTGATCTGTTTTTAGAAATGACCAAAACAATGACCATGTCTTCTACAGAAATGAACAAACGTTTTGTAATTACCAATCCCGAATTACTAAAAGAGTACGAAAAAAAAGGCAAAAGCATTATGCTCTTAGCATCGCATTATGCTAGTTGGGAGTGGCTCATTACCTTAAACCTTAATACCTCTTTTCAGGGCGTGGGAGTCTACAAAAAACTTTCTAACAAATATTTTGACACGCTTATAAAAGACATTCGTTCTAAATACAACACACAATTAGTAGTAACCCGAGAAACCATCGCATTAATCTCAAGCAACCAAAAAAAAGGAATTTTGTCCATTTATGGTTTGGCAAGTGATCAATCTCCAAAAAACGATCGGATATCGCATTGGGATTACTTTATGGGAGTAGAAGTTCCGGTACATACTGGTGCCGAAATGCTGGCCAAAAAATACGATCTTTCGGTGCTTTTTGCTAAAGTAGAAAAAACAAAAAGAGGGCATTATAAAGCTACTTTAATCCCCTTAAGTGACCACCCAAAACTGGCAGCAGATTTTGACATCACCCATCGTTTTATTCAAGAAGTAGAAAAACAGATCTACCAAGCGCCAGAATATTATTTTTGGACCCACAAAAGATGGAAACACCAACGTTAA
- a CDS encoding rhomboid family intramembrane serine protease, with protein sequence MNISLMVIIIANVLFSFKGFNDSAFFRKFEFHIGSVRAGEQIRLFSSGFLHADIGHLAFNMLTLYFFAPVVIAYLGSISFVIIYFGSLLFGSLLTIAFHKEDYNYRAVGASGAVTGIVYSAILLQPDMMLGLFFIIPIPAYLFGIAYLLYSIYGMRAKNDTIGHTAHFGGAIGGYLITLAMNPYLVVAHSLMVVLLAIPVLILFVMAKMGKL encoded by the coding sequence ATGAATATCAGTTTAATGGTAATTATTATTGCAAACGTGCTTTTTAGCTTTAAAGGATTTAACGATAGTGCTTTTTTTAGAAAATTCGAATTCCATATAGGAAGCGTGCGTGCAGGGGAGCAAATTAGGTTGTTTTCTTCTGGATTTTTGCATGCGGATATTGGGCATTTGGCCTTTAATATGCTAACTCTTTACTTTTTTGCACCTGTGGTAATTGCTTATTTAGGCAGTATTTCGTTTGTAATTATTTATTTTGGTAGCTTGCTTTTTGGTAGCTTGCTTACTATTGCTTTTCATAAAGAAGATTACAATTATCGTGCTGTAGGAGCCTCTGGCGCAGTTACTGGCATAGTCTATTCTGCAATATTATTACAGCCCGATATGATGTTAGGGCTCTTTTTTATTATACCTATTCCGGCTTATTTATTCGGAATAGCCTATTTGTTGTACTCCATTTATGGCATGCGAGCCAAAAACGACACTATAGGTCATACGGCGCATTTTGGCGGAGCTATTGGCGGGTATTTGATTACATTGGCAATGAATCCCTACTTAGTAGTAGCACATAGCCTTATGGTGGTGTTGTTGGCTATTCCCGTGCTTATTCTTTTTGTGATGGCTAAAATGGGTAAATTATAA
- a CDS encoding SIMPL domain-containing protein translates to MKKTIVILAMMFMAHSYAQEIKQVPVVNVNGEAKVKVVPDQAIISATVETKGSNAKEVKRLNDQQIDAVLNVIKKSNIKNTDYRTKYVALNPQYDYETKKTNYNATQTIEIVLKNLATYDALMEALVTQGINRIDNVVFQSSELAKYEAEARKLAMKDAKLKAEDYVSVLGQKVGKAVLITDNSQNYQPQPVYARMQTMKMEGAAGPRETLATGEIEIISNVNVSFVLE, encoded by the coding sequence ATGAAAAAAACAATAGTAATTTTAGCAATGATGTTTATGGCACACTCTTACGCGCAAGAAATCAAACAAGTTCCGGTTGTGAATGTTAATGGAGAAGCAAAAGTAAAGGTAGTTCCGGATCAAGCCATTATAAGTGCCACTGTAGAGACCAAAGGTAGCAACGCAAAGGAGGTCAAAAGGCTCAATGACCAACAAATCGATGCAGTTTTAAATGTTATCAAAAAATCCAATATTAAAAATACGGATTATAGAACCAAATATGTTGCCTTAAATCCGCAGTATGATTATGAGACAAAAAAAACGAATTATAACGCTACACAAACCATTGAAATTGTACTAAAAAATTTAGCCACCTACGATGCACTTATGGAGGCGTTAGTAACTCAGGGTATTAATAGAATTGATAATGTAGTTTTTCAGTCTTCCGAATTAGCAAAATATGAGGCAGAGGCCAGAAAATTAGCCATGAAGGATGCCAAGCTTAAAGCCGAAGATTATGTATCTGTTTTGGGACAAAAAGTAGGTAAAGCGGTATTGATAACGGATAATTCACAAAACTACCAACCACAGCCCGTTTATGCCAGAATGCAAACCATGAAAATGGAAGGAGCTGCAGGACCAAGAGAGACTTTAGCCACTGGCGAAATAGAAATTATTTCAAACGTGAATGTAAGTTTTGTTTTGGAATAA
- a CDS encoding TlpA family protein disulfide reductase — MISLKESLGKVTIVDFWASWCGPCREENPNVVALYKELHSKGLNIIGVSLDKDAKKWKEAIAKDRLTWPQVSNLKFWDEPIAAQYNVRSIPATFVLDASGKVVAKDLRGAELRAKVIALLAK, encoded by the coding sequence ATAATTTCGTTAAAGGAAAGTTTAGGAAAAGTTACCATAGTAGATTTTTGGGCATCTTGGTGTGGTCCATGTAGAGAAGAAAATCCTAATGTAGTGGCGCTTTATAAAGAATTGCATAGCAAAGGTCTAAACATTATAGGAGTCTCTTTGGATAAAGATGCCAAAAAATGGAAAGAAGCTATTGCTAAAGATAGGTTGACTTGGCCACAAGTGTCTAATTTAAAATTCTGGGACGAACCTATTGCGGCACAATATAACGTAAGATCCATTCCAGCTACTTTTGTACTAGATGCCTCCGGAAAAGTAGTAGCAAAAGATCTAAGAGGTGCAGAACTAAGAGCAAAAGTAATTGCCCTTTTAGCCAAATAA
- a CDS encoding DUF4369 domain-containing protein, translated as MKKIILFLSAAVVMTSCSKDKYTISGTAKGIENGKTIIVETQDANGMGLIAVDTVVVENEKFEINGKAAEPVFHTLQLEGVQGKVPFILENGDITIVIDKDSIQKSKVSGTYNNDEYVTFNEEIKVVQKKLMDFQKNNMQTMNTAQQNKDTAVINSLMQQFSKLQEETAVASKAKYIKYAETHPKSLISALIIQGMINDPSADIKKSETIYNSFDESLKNTKPGKAIKAKLDETKTPTTGATAPVEGDAK; from the coding sequence ATGAAAAAAATAATTTTATTCCTTTCTGCTGCAGTAGTAATGACTTCTTGCAGTAAAGACAAGTACACTATTTCAGGGACTGCTAAAGGAATTGAAAATGGTAAAACAATTATCGTTGAAACACAAGACGCTAATGGTATGGGATTAATAGCTGTAGATACAGTGGTAGTTGAAAATGAAAAATTTGAAATAAACGGTAAAGCAGCAGAACCTGTTTTTCATACCTTACAATTAGAAGGAGTACAAGGCAAAGTACCTTTTATTCTTGAAAATGGAGACATTACTATTGTAATAGATAAAGATAGTATTCAAAAATCTAAAGTTTCAGGTACGTATAATAATGACGAGTATGTTACCTTTAATGAAGAGATCAAAGTAGTTCAAAAGAAACTAATGGATTTCCAAAAAAACAACATGCAAACCATGAATACCGCACAACAAAATAAAGATACTGCTGTAATCAATAGTTTGATGCAACAATTTTCAAAATTGCAGGAAGAAACGGCTGTTGCTTCTAAAGCAAAATATATCAAGTATGCCGAAACACACCCTAAATCTTTGATTAGTGCCTTAATTATTCAAGGTATGATTAATGATCCAAGTGCAGATATTAAAAAATCAGAAACAATTTACAATAGTTTTGACGAGTCTTTAAAAAACACCAAACCTGGTAAGGCTATTAAAGCAAAACTAGACGAAACCAAAACACCTACAACTGGAGCAACAGCACCTGTTGAAGGTGACGCTAAATGA